From Buchnera aphidicola (Aphis helianthi), the proteins below share one genomic window:
- the cysC gene encoding adenylyl-sulfate kinase yields the protein MNNKFKKNIVFQKYEINRIKRENKNGYKSKVIWFTGLSGSGKSTISNILEKILFKNDINTYVLDGDNIRSGLCSDLTFSSIDRNENIRRIAEVAKIMLNAGIMVLVCTISPYKKQRLLAYNILGKSNILEVFVDTPLTICEQRDPKGLYKKSRSNEILNFTGIDSLYELPEKPDIYLNGTVSITENIKTLIKTLYKNNIIFFSTYS from the coding sequence ATGAATAATAAATTTAAAAAAAATATTGTTTTTCAAAAATATGAAATAAATCGTATAAAACGAGAAAATAAAAATGGTTATAAATCTAAAGTTATATGGTTTACAGGGTTATCAGGATCAGGAAAATCTACTATTTCTAATATTTTAGAAAAAATATTATTTAAGAATGATATTAATACTTATGTGTTAGATGGAGATAATATTAGATCTGGATTATGTTCAGATTTAACTTTTTCTTCTATTGATCGAAATGAAAATATTCGACGTATTGCAGAAGTAGCTAAAATAATGTTAAATGCAGGTATTATGGTTTTAGTTTGTACTATTTCTCCATATAAGAAGCAAAGATTATTAGCTTATAATATTTTAGGAAAAAGTAACATTTTAGAAGTTTTCGTTGATACCCCACTTACTATATGTGAACAACGTGATCCTAAGGGGTTATATAAAAAATCTCGTAGTAATGAAATATTAAATTTTACTGGTATAGATTCTTTATACGAACTTCCAGAAAAACCTGATATTTATTTAAATGGAACAGTTTCCATAACAGAAAATATTAAAACATTAATTAAAACATTGTACAAAAATAATATTATATTTTTTTCTACATATTCGTAA
- the ispF gene encoding 2-C-methyl-D-erythritol 2,4-cyclodiphosphate synthase has product MRIGYGFDLHAFGGIKPLIIGGVKILNHQGLIAYSNGDVLIHSLIDALLGALAMGDIGTFFPSTKKKYKNIDSRILLKNIWKKIHLKNYYISNIDSTIIAESPKMLSYIFFMRSNLANDLNTKINNISIKSTSSKQIGCIGRKEGIACQSIVMLLKRKQQSIKNINSDIC; this is encoded by the coding sequence ATGAGAATTGGATATGGTTTTGATTTACATGCATTTGGAGGTATAAAACCGTTAATTATTGGAGGTGTAAAAATTCTTAATCATCAAGGTTTAATTGCTTATTCTAATGGTGATGTTTTGATACATTCTTTAATAGATGCGTTATTAGGAGCTCTTGCGATGGGGGATATTGGAACATTTTTCCCAAGTACAAAAAAAAAATATAAGAACATTGACAGTCGAATTTTGTTAAAAAATATTTGGAAAAAAATTCACTTAAAAAATTATTACATATCTAATATAGATAGTACTATTATTGCCGAAAGTCCGAAGATGTTATCTTATATTTTTTTTATGAGATCAAATTTAGCAAATGATTTAAATACTAAAATAAATAATATTAGCATTAAATCAACAAGTTCAAAGCAAATAGGATGCATTGGACGGAAAGAAGGAATTGCATGTCAATCTATTGTAATGCTTTTAAAACGAAAACAACAAAGTATTAAAAATATCAATAGTGATATATGTTAA
- the cysD gene encoding sulfate adenylyltransferase subunit CysD, translating into MFKKNTTHLRQLESESIYIMREVIAEFENPVMLYSIGKDSSVMLHLAKKSFYPGRLPFPLLHVDTGWKFKEMYTFRDQIAKTNNLELIIHYNMQGKLLGLNPFQDNNSKYTDIMKTEGLKEAINKYKFDAAFGGARRDEEKSRSKERIYSFRDSFHQWDPKKQRPELWWNYNSQINKGENIRVFPLSNWTELDIWQYIFLEQIEIVPLYFADIRPVLERNGVLLVVDDERIKINKNEIVNHKMVRFRTLGCWPLTSAIESTAKTLQDVIKETLISTTSERTGRSIDYDQKNSMEFKKRQGYF; encoded by the coding sequence ATGTTTAAAAAAAATACAACTCATTTGCGTCAATTAGAATCAGAAAGTATATATATCATGAGAGAAGTAATAGCTGAATTTGAAAATCCTGTAATGCTTTATTCTATTGGAAAAGATTCTTCTGTTATGTTACATCTTGCAAAAAAATCTTTTTATCCTGGACGTTTGCCATTTCCATTATTACATGTAGATACTGGATGGAAATTTAAAGAAATGTATACTTTTAGAGATCAGATTGCTAAAACTAATAATTTAGAATTAATTATACATTATAATATGCAAGGAAAACTATTAGGTCTTAATCCGTTTCAAGATAACAATTCTAAATATACTGATATAATGAAAACAGAAGGATTAAAAGAAGCGATAAATAAGTATAAGTTTGATGCTGCTTTTGGTGGTGCTAGAAGAGATGAAGAAAAGTCTCGTTCTAAAGAGCGTATTTATTCATTTCGTGATTCCTTTCATCAATGGGATCCAAAAAAACAGCGTCCAGAGTTATGGTGGAACTATAATAGCCAAATAAATAAAGGAGAAAACATTCGTGTTTTTCCTTTATCAAATTGGACTGAATTAGATATTTGGCAATATATTTTTTTAGAACAAATTGAAATTGTTCCTCTATATTTTGCTGATATACGTCCAGTCTTAGAAAGAAATGGTGTTCTTTTAGTAGTTGATGATGAGCGTATTAAAATTAATAAAAATGAAATCGTTAATCATAAAATGGTTCGATTTAGAACATTGGGTTGTTGGCCTTTAACTAGTGCAATTGAATCTACTGCAAAAACTCTTCAAGATGTTATTAAAGAAACATTAATCAGTACAACTAGCGAACGAACAGGTCGATCTATTGATTATGATCAAAAAAATTCAATGGAATTTAAAAAGAGACAAGGTTACTTTTAA
- the queE gene encoding 7-carboxy-7-deazaguanine synthase QueE yields the protein MHYPINEIFQSIQGEGYYTGTPAIFIRLQGCPVHCDWCDTKYTWIRADQDNVSIKEVINKNKFSRKWSFMSIKNILEILKKWTAKHVVISGGEPCLYNLSYITKILEIEGYQCQIETSGIENIKCSLNTWITLSPKQNKRPLYESIIRSNEIKFPILNKEDLLYVYDILSNIRDEKKHIIYLQPINQNKQALKMCINTCIKKNWKLSVQLHKYLRIQ from the coding sequence ATGCATTATCCAATTAACGAAATCTTTCAAAGCATACAAGGCGAAGGTTATTATACTGGTACACCAGCAATTTTTATTCGACTACAAGGATGTCCAGTACACTGTGATTGGTGTGATACTAAATATACATGGATTCGTGCTGATCAAGATAATGTTTCCATAAAAGAAGTAATAAATAAAAATAAATTTAGCAGAAAATGGAGTTTTATGTCTATAAAAAATATATTAGAAATTTTAAAAAAATGGACTGCAAAACATGTGGTTATTAGCGGAGGCGAACCATGTTTATATAATCTTTCATATATAACAAAAATATTAGAGATAGAAGGGTATCAATGTCAAATAGAAACTAGTGGTATAGAAAATATTAAATGCTCTTTAAATACTTGGATTACTCTCTCTCCAAAACAAAATAAAAGACCATTATATGAATCTATAATACGTTCTAATGAAATAAAATTTCCTATTCTTAATAAAGAAGATCTATTATATGTATATGATATTTTATCAAATATCAGGGATGAAAAAAAACATATTATTTACTTACAGCCTATTAATCAAAACAAACAAGCATTAAAAATGTGTATTAACACATGCATAAAAAAAAATTGGAAGTTATCAGTACAACTTCATAAATATCTTAGAATTCAATAA
- the cysG gene encoding siroheme synthase CysG, with product MDYLPIFLDLKYKNVLVVGAGDIALNKIKLLLRSNALISVISKNMCSEIRCLLVQKKIFWIAREFKTSYLKNFFLVIAATSNSELNKKIFQKCNKFKILINVVDDQSKCSFIFPSIIDRSPIVIAISSGGKAPVLLRLLREKIESILPMRLGNIAKIAGDWRSIIKKRFSNLLERKHFWEKLFNSVFVQYIINGKEKKAISTLKNMIEKPNKLTGEIILVGAGPGNSDLLTLRALQVMQEADVVLYDNLVSQDILELIRRDAKCIYVGKRAGIKSITQLKIIKLLIFLAKQGKKVVRLKGGDSFIFGRGGEELEAAKNANINIQVVPGITAGIGVAAYSGIPLTHRDYAQGVIFITGYQCINNFTNNWSILSNSNYTIVVYMGSLKALEISKQLIFHGRLKSTPIAIISQGTTINQKVIIGRLDELDKIFRLAISPSLLIIGQVVLLHKKLEWFKNSTYFNNSKTISSIINM from the coding sequence ATGGATTATCTGCCTATTTTTTTAGATCTAAAATATAAAAATGTACTAGTAGTAGGTGCTGGTGATATTGCTTTAAATAAAATTAAATTATTATTACGTTCAAATGCTCTGATTAGTGTTATTTCAAAAAATATGTGTTCAGAAATTAGATGTTTATTAGTTCAAAAAAAAATATTTTGGATTGCTCGAGAGTTTAAAACATCTTATTTAAAAAATTTTTTTTTAGTGATAGCAGCTACTAGTAATTCTGAATTAAATAAAAAAATTTTTCAAAAATGTAATAAATTTAAAATATTAATCAATGTAGTTGATGATCAATCAAAATGTTCTTTTATTTTTCCCTCTATTATCGATCGCTCTCCTATAGTAATAGCTATATCTTCAGGTGGAAAAGCACCAGTTTTACTTCGTTTATTACGTGAAAAAATCGAATCAATACTTCCAATGAGATTAGGTAATATTGCAAAAATTGCTGGAGATTGGAGATCGATAATCAAAAAACGTTTTTCTAATTTATTAGAAAGAAAACATTTTTGGGAAAAATTATTTAATAGTGTATTCGTGCAATATATTATTAATGGAAAAGAAAAAAAAGCTATTTCTACTTTAAAAAATATGATTGAAAAACCTAATAAATTAACAGGAGAAATTATTTTAGTTGGAGCTGGACCTGGAAATAGTGATTTATTAACTTTAAGAGCTTTACAAGTAATGCAAGAAGCAGATGTAGTTTTATATGATAATTTAGTTTCTCAAGATATATTAGAACTCATTCGTAGAGACGCAAAATGTATTTATGTTGGAAAACGTGCCGGTATTAAAAGTATTACTCAACTAAAAATTATAAAATTACTAATTTTTTTAGCTAAACAAGGTAAAAAAGTAGTTCGTTTAAAAGGAGGTGATTCTTTTATATTTGGTCGAGGAGGCGAAGAATTAGAAGCTGCAAAAAATGCAAATATTAACATTCAAGTTGTTCCTGGAATTACAGCTGGAATTGGTGTTGCTGCTTACTCTGGTATACCATTAACGCATCGTGATTATGCTCAAGGAGTAATATTTATTACTGGTTATCAATGTATTAATAATTTTACAAACAATTGGTCTATCTTATCTAATTCTAATTATACTATAGTAGTATATATGGGAAGTTTAAAAGCTTTAGAAATTTCTAAACAACTTATTTTTCATGGTCGTTTAAAATCAACTCCAATAGCAATTATTAGTCAAGGTACTACTATAAATCAAAAAGTTATTATAGGACGTTTAGATGAACTTGATAAAATATTTAGACTTGCTATAAGTCCATCTTTACTAATTATTGGACAAGTAGTTTTATTACATAAAAAGTTAGAATGGTTTAAAAATTCTACTTATTTTAATAATAGTAAAACTATTTCTTCTATAATAAATATGTAG
- the queD gene encoding 6-carboxytetrahydropterin synthase QueD, with product MNTMIFKDFQFEAAHYLPNLPATHKCRRLHGHSFYVRLEIKGEIDQDKGWIMDYSNIKLLFQPIYDQLDHYLLNNIPGLENPTSEVLAKWIWDRLKPNLLTLNSVTVKETCTSGCIYQEI from the coding sequence ATAAATACTATGATATTTAAAGATTTTCAATTTGAAGCTGCACATTATTTACCGAATCTTCCTGCAACACATAAATGCAGAAGGTTACATGGACATTCTTTTTATGTTCGTTTGGAAATTAAAGGTGAAATTGATCAAGATAAAGGTTGGATCATGGATTATAGTAATATAAAATTATTATTTCAGCCTATTTATGACCAACTTGATCATTATTTATTAAATAATATTCCTGGATTAGAAAATCCTACTAGTGAAGTTTTAGCAAAATGGATATGGGATCGTTTAAAACCTAATTTATTAACATTAAACTCTGTTACAGTAAAAGAAACATGTACGTCTGGATGTATTTATCAAGAAATTTAA
- the cysN gene encoding sulfate adenylyltransferase subunit CysN, translating into MNTNVNKKNINSYDHFQNWIYLNERKTLLKFLTCGSVDDGKSTLIGRLLHDTKQIYDDQLSSLKKDSKRHGTQGENIDFALIVDGLQSEREQGITIDVAYRYFSTDKRKFIIADTPGHEQYTRNMVTGASTCDLSVILIDAKKGLSEQTYRHSFISTLLGIKYLVVAINKMDLVDYSEEMFLNIKKNFLLFSQKLPKNLKIFFVPTSALIGENIVFSNNLMPWYKNYTLLSLLETIEIKNNIYSKEIRFPVQYVNRPNSNFRGYSGTLFSGQIHVGQSIKILPININSYISRILTFNQDLKIANPGEAITIVLKDEIDISRGDFFVNINSNLEPSQEAIVDVVWMSDKSLKIGESYNVKLSGKKTRAYIKEILFQINVNTLIKNKSNSLKLNSIGRVKVLFSEPMLFDDYTINKFTGNLIFIDFLNNTTVGAGMIKKYLKNDNTVIENDIKNFELDLYNLILKYFPHWKIKK; encoded by the coding sequence ATGAATACTAATGTTAATAAAAAAAACATCAATTCTTATGATCATTTTCAAAATTGGATATATTTAAATGAAAGAAAAACTCTATTAAAATTTTTGACATGTGGTAGTGTAGATGATGGAAAAAGTACATTAATTGGACGTTTGTTACATGATACTAAGCAAATTTATGATGATCAATTATCTTCTTTAAAAAAAGATAGTAAACGTCATGGGACACAAGGAGAAAATATTGATTTTGCTCTTATAGTTGACGGATTACAATCGGAACGTGAACAAGGTATTACAATTGATGTAGCATATCGTTATTTTTCAACTGATAAACGTAAATTTATTATAGCAGATACACCTGGTCATGAGCAATATACACGTAATATGGTCACAGGAGCTTCTACTTGCGATTTATCAGTTATTTTAATTGATGCAAAAAAAGGTTTATCAGAACAAACTTATCGACATAGTTTTATATCTACTTTACTTGGTATAAAATATTTAGTAGTAGCAATAAATAAAATGGATTTAGTTGATTATAGTGAAGAGATGTTTTTAAATATAAAAAAAAATTTTCTTTTATTTTCTCAAAAACTTCCTAAAAACCTAAAAATTTTTTTTGTTCCTACATCTGCTTTAATCGGTGAAAATATAGTATTTTCAAATAATTTAATGCCTTGGTATAAGAATTATACGTTATTAAGTCTTTTAGAAACAATAGAAATTAAAAATAATATTTATTCAAAAGAAATTAGATTTCCAGTTCAATACGTAAATCGTCCAAATTCAAATTTTAGAGGTTATTCAGGTACATTGTTTTCTGGGCAAATTCATGTAGGTCAATCAATAAAAATATTACCTATTAATATTAATTCTTATATTTCTCGTATTTTAACATTTAATCAAGATTTAAAAATAGCAAATCCTGGAGAAGCAATTACAATAGTTTTAAAAGATGAAATAGATATTAGTCGTGGCGATTTTTTCGTAAATATTAATTCTAATTTAGAACCTTCTCAAGAAGCTATTGTTGATGTTGTTTGGATGTCTGATAAGTCTTTAAAGATAGGAGAATCATATAATGTAAAATTATCTGGAAAAAAAACAAGAGCTTATATTAAAGAAATTTTATTTCAAATAAATGTCAATACTTTAATTAAAAATAAATCTAATTCGTTAAAATTAAATAGCATTGGAAGAGTTAAAGTTTTATTTAGTGAACCTATGTTATTTGATGATTATACAATAAATAAATTTACAGGTAATTTAATTTTTATTGATTTTTTAAATAATACTACAGTCGGAGCAGGTATGATAAAAAAATATTTAAAAAATGACAATACTGTTATTGAAAATGATATAAAAAATTTTGAACTAGATTTATATAATTTAATTTTAAAATATTTTCCACATTGGAAAATAAAAAAGTAA
- a CDS encoding peptidoglycan DD-metalloendopeptidase family protein, producing the protein MQYNNFHKPYTILVGQKILVNNIPMINSKKINYVIYSNQYKKHILYTNFFKNKLNIINILNQNMLLSEICFFYNKDYNKENYVFSKKNIFPQYWHWPLKNLHMNFFYNYSINNNQGIEIAGIQGQPIFASSKGKVVYIGGFFKNYGKLIIIKHDNNYLSMYGFNKNIFVQLNDQVYKSQKISTMGYSNNNLSRLYFEIRCKGNTINLFNLFPNIKLKNIKKFN; encoded by the coding sequence TTGCAATATAACAATTTTCACAAACCTTATACAATATTAGTTGGTCAAAAAATACTAGTAAATAATATTCCAATGATTAATAGTAAAAAAATCAATTATGTTATTTATAGTAATCAATATAAAAAACATATTTTATATACTAATTTTTTTAAAAATAAACTGAATATTATAAATATTTTAAATCAAAATATGTTGTTATCTGAAATATGTTTTTTTTATAATAAAGATTATAACAAAGAAAATTATGTTTTTTCTAAAAAAAATATTTTTCCTCAATATTGGCATTGGCCTTTAAAAAATTTACATATGAATTTTTTTTATAATTATTCTATTAATAATAATCAAGGAATTGAAATAGCTGGTATTCAGGGACAACCTATTTTTGCTTCTTCTAAAGGTAAAGTAGTATATATTGGTGGTTTTTTTAAAAATTATGGCAAATTAATTATTATTAAACATGATAATAATTATTTAAGCATGTATGGTTTTAACAAAAATATTTTTGTACAACTAAACGATCAAGTTTATAAAAGTCAAAAAATATCTACAATGGGATATTCAAATAACAATTTATCAAGATTATACTTTGAAATACGGTGTAAAGGAAATACTATTAATTTATTCAATTTATTTCCTAATATAAAATTAAAAAATATTAAAAAATTTAATTAA
- the ispD gene encoding 2-C-methyl-D-erythritol 4-phosphate cytidylyltransferase: protein MKFRNSLKPMILAVVPAAGIGERMLSDIPKQYIKIKNYTILEYTLMTLLSHPSIVHVVVSLNKKDKYFHKLSIASNIRVTSVIGGNKRIHSVLSGLIIPTNANWVIVHDAVRPCLNYKDLEKLISIIGKSKIGGILARPTCDTMKYIINKNKTISHTISRERLWHALTPQLFPINLLRFCLKKIIQDNIDITDESSALEYCGYHPLIVLGSYKNIKITFPEDLIFAEIYLKELFNI from the coding sequence ATGAAATTTAGGAACAGTTTAAAACCCATGATTTTAGCTGTTGTTCCAGCTGCAGGAATAGGTGAAAGAATGTTATCAGATATTCCTAAACAGTATATAAAAATCAAAAATTATACTATTCTCGAATATACTTTAATGACATTATTATCACATCCTAGTATAGTTCATGTAGTTGTAAGTTTAAATAAAAAAGATAAATATTTTCATAAACTATCTATAGCATCCAATATAAGAGTTACATCTGTAATTGGTGGTAATAAAAGAATTCATTCAGTTTTATCAGGATTAATTATACCAACAAATGCAAATTGGGTCATTGTTCATGATGCTGTTCGACCTTGTTTAAACTATAAAGATTTAGAAAAATTAATTTCTATTATTGGAAAAAGCAAAATAGGTGGTATTTTAGCACGACCAACGTGTGATACTATGAAATATATAATTAATAAAAATAAAACAATATCACATACTATTTCTCGAGAAAGATTGTGGCATGCTTTAACTCCTCAATTATTTCCAATAAATTTATTACGATTTTGTTTAAAAAAAATTATTCAAGACAATATAGATATAACAGATGAATCTTCAGCTTTAGAATATTGCGGATATCATCCATTAATAGTTTTAGGTAGTTATAAAAATATTAAAATTACTTTTCCCGAAGATCTTATTTTTGCTGAAATTTATCTTAAAGAATTATTTAATATTTAG
- the eno gene encoding phosphopyruvate hydratase: MSKIINIIGREILDSRGNPTVEAEVHLKGGFVGLASVPSGASTGSLEALELRDQDNNRFMGKGVLKAVKLINNNIFHALINKNACDQNCIDQIMIDLDGTKNKSKLGSNSILSVSLAVAKAAASFKRMPLYQHIAELNNSSGIFSMPLPMINIINGGEHANNNIDLQEFMIQPISAKSIKEAIRIGSEIFHSLGNLLKHKGISTTVGDEGGYAPNLTSNEEALNIIQDAINRTKYKLGKDITLAIDCAASELYNINNKKYQLKGEKIEFNSKELTHYLQQLCKKYPIISIEDGQNESDWEGFLYQTKILGNTIQLVGDDLFATNLELLKKGIKKGIGNSILIKLNQIGTLTETIETIKMAKKANYSTIISHRSGETEDATIADLAVGTASGQIKTGSMCRSDRTAKYNQLIRIEENLGIKNAPFYGLKEVKSSFLKL, translated from the coding sequence ATGTCTAAAATAATAAACATAATAGGACGAGAAATTTTAGATTCTCGAGGTAATCCTACAGTAGAAGCTGAAGTACATCTTAAAGGTGGATTTGTTGGTCTAGCATCTGTACCTTCTGGTGCTTCTACTGGATCTTTAGAAGCTTTAGAATTACGTGATCAAGATAACAATCGATTTATGGGTAAAGGTGTACTTAAAGCAGTAAAATTAATCAATAATAACATTTTTCATGCTTTAATAAATAAAAATGCTTGCGATCAAAATTGCATTGATCAAATTATGATTGATTTAGATGGTACTAAAAACAAATCTAAATTAGGTTCTAATTCAATTTTATCTGTATCTTTAGCAGTTGCAAAAGCAGCCGCATCTTTTAAAAGAATGCCTTTATATCAGCATATAGCAGAACTTAATAATTCATCGGGTATTTTTTCTATGCCGCTGCCAATGATTAACATTATTAATGGCGGAGAACATGCAAATAATAATATTGATCTTCAAGAATTTATGATACAACCTATTAGTGCAAAGTCAATAAAAGAAGCTATACGTATAGGATCAGAAATATTTCATTCATTAGGAAATTTACTAAAACATAAAGGCATAAGCACTACAGTAGGTGATGAAGGTGGATATGCTCCCAATTTAACATCTAACGAAGAAGCGTTAAATATAATTCAAGATGCAATAAATAGAACTAAATATAAATTAGGTAAAGATATTACATTAGCTATAGATTGTGCTGCTTCTGAACTATATAATATAAATAATAAAAAATATCAACTCAAGGGAGAGAAAATAGAATTTAATTCTAAAGAATTAACTCATTATCTTCAACAATTATGTAAAAAATATCCTATTATTTCTATTGAAGACGGTCAAAATGAATCTGACTGGGAAGGATTTTTATATCAAACTAAAATATTAGGAAATACTATACAATTAGTAGGAGACGATTTATTTGCTACAAATTTAGAGCTTTTAAAAAAAGGTATTAAAAAAGGAATCGGAAATTCTATTTTAATCAAATTAAATCAAATTGGTACATTAACGGAAACTATTGAAACTATAAAAATGGCAAAAAAAGCCAATTATAGTACTATTATTTCTCATCGTTCTGGAGAAACTGAAGATGCTACAATAGCAGATTTAGCAGTAGGAACAGCATCTGGTCAAATTAAAACAGGATCTATGTGCCGTTCTGATAGAACAGCCAAATATAATCAACTAATTAGAATTGAAGAAAATTTAGGTATAAAAAATGCTCCTTTCTATGGATTAAAAGAAGTAAAATCATCTTTTTTAAAATTATAA
- a CDS encoding septum formation initiator family protein codes for MRILKVLLFLLFIWLQYSLWLGKNGVLDYIKIYKKIVVQKKINQELEIENNKLLLEIQNFNNKVKD; via the coding sequence ATGAGAATATTGAAAGTATTATTATTTTTATTATTTATTTGGTTACAATATTCTCTTTGGCTCGGAAAAAATGGCGTTTTAGACTATATTAAAATTTATAAAAAAATTGTAGTTCAAAAAAAAATAAATCAAGAACTTGAGATAGAAAATAATAAATTATTATTAGAAATTCAAAATTTTAATAATAAAGTTAAAGATTAA
- a CDS encoding phosphoadenylyl-sulfate reductase, whose product MFNVDYKNINLLDFEKKKEFLHECNILMSKYSAEERISWALKKLPGTHIMSSSFGIQSVVLLHLVVQQKPDIPIILIDTGYLFPQTYRFIDTMKKKLNLNLKVFRSSISPAWQESRYGKLWEQGIKGIDLYNQINKIEPMNLALKELSVKTWLSGLRHQQSNSRKNLPYVAIQKGVFKILPILNWSNDTIYKYIKNYNLDNHPLLKDGYISVGDIHTTKKYTPGMLEEETRFFGLKRECGLHDDK is encoded by the coding sequence ATGTTTAATGTTGATTATAAAAATATAAATTTGCTAGATTTTGAAAAAAAAAAAGAATTTTTACATGAATGCAATATATTAATGTCGAAATATTCTGCAGAAGAACGTATATCTTGGGCATTAAAAAAATTACCTGGAACACATATAATGTCATCTAGCTTTGGCATTCAATCAGTTGTATTATTGCATCTTGTAGTCCAACAAAAACCTGATATTCCCATTATATTAATTGATACAGGGTATTTATTTCCTCAAACATATCGTTTTATTGATACAATGAAAAAAAAATTAAATTTAAATTTAAAAGTTTTTCGATCAAGTATTTCGCCAGCATGGCAAGAATCAAGATATGGAAAATTATGGGAACAAGGAATAAAAGGAATTGATTTATATAATCAAATTAATAAAATAGAACCAATGAATTTAGCTTTAAAAGAATTGTCAGTAAAAACATGGTTATCAGGATTACGTCACCAACAGTCTAATAGTAGAAAGAATTTACCGTATGTTGCCATTCAAAAAGGCGTATTTAAAATTCTTCCAATTCTGAATTGGTCCAATGACACAATTTATAAATATATAAAAAATTATAATTTAGATAATCATCCTTTGTTGAAAGATGGTTATATATCTGTAGGAGATATACATACTACAAAAAAATATACTCCTGGTATGCTTGAAGAAGAAACACGATTTTTTGGTTTAAAACGTGAATGTGGATTACATGATGATAAATAA